The Trueperaceae bacterium genome window below encodes:
- a CDS encoding ABC transporter permease subunit (The N-terminal region of this protein, as described by TIGR01726, is a three transmembrane segment that identifies a subfamily of ABC transporter permease subunits, which specificities that include histidine, arginine, glutamine, glutamate, L-cystine (sic), the opines (in Agrobacterium) octopine and nopaline, etc.) → MSAETIQRTALGSQQRIPFYRNVRTIGVLAQVVFAVVLVAAAYVVYHNVTTALRSANLPSDFGFLDQRAGIPLAETPIRYTGENSYGRAFLIGVLNTLKVALVGVAFATVLGVVIGVMRLSRNFLMRGFATVYVETLRNTPLAVQIIFWYTAFLTPLPPRILNAVRLPGGALFSNQGVALPWPYPSYHFGAWVPYLVAAVAIGAAVWWLRRRQLRLADRPGNAFGPGLLAALVVAVAGYLLVGKGSLPSGAATAFRETSGVVTVFRDLNGDGVKQFLEPFIPFAAVTARVAEGGLEVQTQNLVESRRYVYGRFYFPPFQESEFEEVEVTFADPEAAAESDLAIHFFQFPSRGVVYRDRDGDGAWDQGEELDPDAPSPRGFSAAVRLSFTGFERTLVANRNGEARIPRFATTFAASESRGANVSPAQLFAPPAAAGGGEDEEEPLQAEFTIQTSRPLVWSKPTIPISNYDGGVRLSTNYLALLIALVVYTASFIAEIVRAGLLAVPNGQREAAKALGLSDSQAFRFVIFPQAMRVILPPLISQFLNLTKNSSLAPLAAYSELFAISIIIANQTGATVPVTLMIIAAYLTISLLFALVLNIVNARMALVER, encoded by the coding sequence ATGAGCGCAGAGACGATCCAACGCACCGCACTCGGGTCCCAGCAGAGGATCCCCTTCTACAGGAACGTCAGGACGATCGGCGTGCTGGCGCAGGTCGTGTTCGCCGTCGTCCTGGTGGCGGCGGCGTACGTGGTCTACCACAACGTCACGACCGCGCTGCGGAGCGCGAACCTGCCGAGCGACTTCGGCTTCCTCGACCAGCGCGCCGGCATCCCGCTCGCCGAGACGCCTATCCGCTACACGGGGGAGAACAGCTACGGGCGGGCGTTCCTCATCGGCGTGCTCAACACGCTCAAGGTCGCCCTCGTCGGCGTCGCGTTCGCGACGGTGCTCGGCGTCGTCATCGGCGTGATGCGCCTGTCGCGCAACTTCCTCATGCGCGGCTTCGCGACCGTCTACGTCGAGACGCTGCGGAACACGCCGCTGGCGGTGCAGATCATCTTCTGGTACACGGCCTTCCTCACGCCGCTGCCGCCGCGGATCCTCAACGCCGTCAGGCTCCCCGGCGGCGCGCTCTTCAGCAACCAGGGCGTGGCGCTCCCCTGGCCATACCCCAGCTACCACTTCGGGGCCTGGGTGCCGTACCTGGTGGCCGCCGTGGCCATTGGCGCCGCGGTCTGGTGGCTCAGGCGGCGCCAGCTCAGGCTCGCCGACCGCCCCGGCAACGCGTTCGGCCCTGGCCTGCTCGCGGCGCTCGTCGTCGCGGTGGCCGGCTACCTCCTGGTCGGCAAGGGGTCCTTGCCGTCGGGCGCGGCCACGGCGTTCCGCGAGACCTCTGGCGTCGTCACCGTCTTCCGCGACCTCAACGGCGACGGCGTCAAGCAGTTCCTCGAGCCCTTCATCCCGTTCGCGGCCGTCACTGCGCGCGTCGCCGAGGGCGGGCTCGAGGTGCAGACGCAGAACCTCGTCGAGTCGCGCCGCTACGTGTACGGCCGGTTCTACTTCCCGCCGTTCCAGGAGTCCGAGTTCGAGGAGGTGGAGGTGACCTTCGCCGACCCGGAGGCGGCGGCGGAGAGCGACCTCGCCATCCACTTCTTCCAGTTCCCGTCGCGCGGCGTCGTCTACCGCGACCGAGACGGCGACGGCGCCTGGGACCAGGGGGAGGAGCTCGACCCGGACGCGCCCTCGCCCCGCGGCTTCAGCGCCGCCGTCAGGCTCAGCTTCACCGGCTTCGAGCGCACCCTGGTCGCCAACCGCAACGGCGAGGCCCGGATCCCGCGGTTCGCCACGACCTTCGCGGCCAGCGAGTCCCGGGGGGCGAACGTCTCGCCGGCGCAGCTCTTCGCGCCGCCCGCGGCCGCGGGCGGAGGCGAGGACGAGGAGGAGCCGCTGCAGGCGGAGTTCACGATCCAGACGAGCCGCCCGCTCGTGTGGTCGAAGCCCACGATCCCGATCTCGAACTACGACGGCGGCGTCAGGCTGTCGACGAACTACCTGGCGCTGCTCATCGCCCTGGTCGTCTACACCGCCTCGTTCATCGCTGAGATCGTGCGGGCGGGCCTGCTGGCGGTGCCGAACGGGCAGCGCGAGGCCGCCAAGGCGCTGGGGCTCTCCGACTCCCAGGCCTTCCGCTTCGTGATCTTCCCGCAGGCCATGCGGGTGATCCTCCCGCCGCTCATCAGCCAGTTCCTCAACCTCACCAAGAACAGCTCACTGGCGCCGCTGGCCGCCTACTCGGAGCTGTTCGCGATCAGCATCATCATCGCGAACCAGACCGGGGCGACGGTGCCCGTCACGCTGATGATCATCGCCGCCTACCTGACCATCAGCCTGCTCTTCGCCCTGGTCCTGAACATCGTCAACGCCCGCATGGCGCTGGTGGAGAGGTGA
- a CDS encoding amino acid ABC transporter substrate-binding protein, whose protein sequence is MRRLVFTILVAALVFGGAAYADKLDDIIARGNLVCGVNDQLPGFGTINAQGEFEGFDVDFCRAIAAAILGDANAVQFRALSAQERFTAVQTGEVDVLIRNTTWTSSRDTSVGLEFAPTTFYDGQGFMARRDSGITTLQDLEGRRICVQSGTTTELNLNDVLGALNISFEPVIYENADQLTAAYDQGACDAWTTDKSGLASRLITLQNPADHVILDATISKEPLGPAVLNGEQRLFDVVKWVVFALFTAEEYGITADNVEEVAATTTIPDVRRMLGVEGTNVSDFGIPADGMLQAIRQVGNYEEIYNRNLGPDTPFDIPRGLNSLYTEGGLLFAPPFR, encoded by the coding sequence ATGCGCAGACTCGTATTCACCATCCTAGTGGCGGCTCTCGTCTTCGGCGGTGCCGCCTACGCCGACAAGCTCGACGACATCATCGCCCGCGGCAACCTCGTCTGCGGCGTCAACGACCAGCTCCCCGGCTTCGGCACGATCAACGCCCAGGGCGAGTTCGAGGGCTTCGACGTCGACTTCTGCCGCGCCATCGCCGCCGCGATCCTCGGCGACGCCAACGCCGTCCAGTTCCGCGCCCTCTCGGCCCAGGAGCGCTTCACGGCCGTGCAGACCGGCGAGGTCGACGTGCTGATCCGCAACACCACGTGGACCAGCTCGCGCGACACCAGCGTCGGCCTCGAGTTCGCCCCCACGACCTTCTACGACGGCCAGGGCTTCATGGCGCGCCGCGACTCCGGCATCACGACCCTGCAGGACCTCGAGGGCCGCCGGATCTGCGTACAGTCAGGCACCACCACGGAGCTGAACCTCAACGACGTGCTCGGCGCCCTCAACATCAGCTTCGAGCCCGTGATCTACGAGAACGCCGACCAGCTCACCGCGGCCTACGACCAGGGCGCCTGCGACGCCTGGACGACCGACAAGTCGGGCCTGGCCAGCCGCCTCATCACGCTGCAGAACCCCGCCGATCACGTGATCCTCGACGCGACGATCTCGAAGGAGCCGCTCGGCCCGGCCGTACTCAACGGCGAGCAGCGCCTCTTCGACGTCGTCAAGTGGGTAGTCTTCGCGCTGTTCACGGCGGAGGAGTACGGCATCACCGCCGACAACGTCGAGGAGGTCGCCGCCACCACGACGATCCCCGACGTGCGGCGCATGCTCGGCGTCGAGGGCACAAACGTCTCCGACTTCGGCATCCCGGCCGACGGCATGCTCCAGGCGATCCGCCAGGTCGGCAACTACGAGGAGATCTACAACAGGAACCTCGGCCCCGACACCCCGTTCGACATCCCGCGCGGCCTCAACTCGCTCTACACCGAGGGTGGTCTGCTGTTCGCCCCGCCCTTCCGGTAG
- a CDS encoding V-type ATP synthase subunit D: protein MAESIAPTRSNLLQRRDQVKLAVRGADLLKRKRDALVGEFFALVRSSLEARRQLAQASREAYFALFLANAWDGPENVSSLALAESQQVEVELRMENIFGVKVPQVQAPRFDDKLPFSPVGAGATTLEAASQFRKLVEAIINVAATETRLRRIGEEIKKTNRRVNALEQLVIPGINYEIRYIRSVLDQRALEETTVLKRIKAKLEAKEEAEKQAEASAAAAPSA, encoded by the coding sequence GTGGCCGAGAGCATCGCCCCCACCCGCTCGAACCTCCTGCAGCGGCGCGACCAGGTCAAGCTGGCCGTGCGCGGGGCGGACCTCCTCAAGCGCAAGCGCGACGCGCTGGTCGGCGAGTTCTTCGCCCTGGTGCGGTCCTCCCTGGAGGCGCGCCGGCAGCTAGCCCAGGCGAGCCGCGAGGCCTACTTCGCGCTGTTCCTCGCCAACGCCTGGGACGGGCCGGAGAACGTCTCCAGCCTGGCTCTGGCCGAGTCGCAGCAGGTCGAGGTCGAGCTGAGGATGGAGAACATCTTCGGGGTCAAGGTCCCGCAGGTGCAGGCGCCGAGGTTCGACGACAAGCTGCCCTTCTCGCCGGTCGGGGCGGGCGCCACGACGCTCGAGGCGGCCTCGCAGTTCCGCAAGCTCGTCGAGGCCATCATCAACGTGGCGGCCACGGAGACGCGCCTGCGGCGCATAGGCGAGGAGATCAAGAAGACGAACCGCCGGGTCAACGCGCTCGAGCAGCTCGTGATCCCCGGCATCAACTACGAGATCAGGTACATCCGCAGCGTCCTCGACCAGCGCGCGCTGGAGGAGACCACGGTCCTCAAGCGCATCAAGGCCAAGCTCGAGGCCAAGGAGGAGGCGGAGAAGCAGGCGGAGGCGTCCGCCGCGGCCGCGCCGTCCGCCTGA
- a CDS encoding V-type ATP synthase subunit B, with protein sequence MSSNLLKKEYSEVSYVSGPLLYLQNAPDLSYNAIVRIVDGQGRERGGQVIEVSKEYTVLQVFEETSGIDLSSTTVSLVENVARLGVAREMIGRRFDGSGNPIDGLPPVVADKRLPISGAPINPVSRRKPEEFIQTGISTIDTLISLVRGQKLPIFSGSGLPANELAAQIARQATVIGEDSEFAVVFAAMGVTQRELTFFTQEFERTGALARSVLFLNKADDPAVERLLTPRMALTAAEYLAFEHGFHVLVILTDMTNYCEALREIGGAREEIPGRRGYPGYMYTDLASIYERAGVVEGLPGSVTQIPILSMPDDDVTHPIPDLTGYITEGQIYMARALHNKGIYPPINPGPSLSRLMNNGIGEGKTRKDHKNVSDQLQAAYANGLDLRRLVAITGEDALSETDKLYLKFADEFEKRFINQGSENRSIEDSLTIAWSILSMLPKSELTRLSNDQIDKYYGAKMDELWGAAKQDRL encoded by the coding sequence ATGAGCAGCAACCTACTGAAGAAGGAGTACTCGGAGGTCAGCTACGTCTCTGGCCCCCTGCTGTACCTCCAGAACGCGCCGGACCTGAGCTACAACGCGATCGTCCGCATCGTCGACGGGCAGGGACGCGAGCGCGGCGGCCAGGTCATCGAGGTCTCGAAGGAGTACACGGTGCTGCAGGTCTTCGAGGAGACCTCGGGCATCGACCTCTCGAGCACCACGGTCAGCCTCGTCGAGAACGTCGCGCGGCTCGGCGTGGCCCGCGAGATGATCGGCCGCCGCTTCGACGGCTCCGGCAACCCGATCGACGGCCTCCCGCCGGTCGTCGCCGACAAGCGCCTGCCCATCAGCGGGGCGCCGATCAACCCCGTGTCGCGCCGCAAGCCAGAGGAGTTCATCCAGACCGGCATCAGCACGATCGACACGCTGATCAGCCTGGTGCGCGGCCAGAAGCTGCCGATCTTCTCCGGCTCCGGCCTGCCCGCGAACGAGCTCGCCGCGCAGATCGCCCGCCAGGCGACGGTCATCGGCGAGGACAGCGAGTTCGCCGTCGTGTTCGCGGCGATGGGCGTCACCCAACGCGAGCTGACGTTCTTCACGCAGGAGTTCGAGCGCACGGGCGCGCTGGCGCGGTCGGTGCTGTTCCTCAACAAGGCCGACGACCCCGCCGTCGAGCGCCTCCTCACGCCGCGGATGGCGCTGACCGCCGCCGAGTACCTGGCGTTCGAGCACGGCTTCCACGTGCTGGTCATCCTCACCGACATGACGAACTACTGCGAGGCGCTGCGCGAGATCGGCGGCGCCCGCGAGGAGATCCCCGGACGCCGCGGCTACCCCGGCTACATGTACACGGACCTGGCGAGCATCTACGAGCGCGCCGGCGTGGTGGAGGGCCTGCCGGGCTCGGTCACGCAGATCCCGATCCTGTCGATGCCCGACGACGACGTGACGCACCCGATCCCCGACCTCACGGGCTACATCACCGAGGGTCAGATCTACATGGCGCGCGCGCTGCACAACAAGGGCATCTACCCGCCCATCAACCCGGGCCCGTCGCTCTCGCGCCTCATGAACAACGGCATCGGCGAGGGCAAGACCCGCAAGGACCACAAGAACGTGTCCGACCAGCTCCAGGCCGCGTACGCCAACGGCCTCGACCTGCGGCGCCTCGTGGCCATCACGGGCGAGGACGCGCTGTCCGAGACCGACAAGCTCTACCTGAAGTTCGCCGACGAGTTCGAGAAGCGCTTCATCAACCAGGGCTCGGAGAACAGGTCGATCGAGGACTCCCTGACCATCGCGTGGTCGATCCTCTCGATGCTGCCCAAGAGCGAGCTCACCAGGCTCTCGAACGACCAGATCGACAAGTACTACGGCGCCAAGATGGACGAGCTCTGGGGCGCGGCGAAGCAGGACCGGCTCTGA
- a CDS encoding V-type ATP synthase subunit A → MAIAGKIRSISGPAVIAEEMMGARMFDIVRVGEERLVGEIIRLDGDTAFVQVYEDTGGLTVGEPVVSTGLPLAVELGPGMLNGIFDGIQRPLDKIRETSGTYIERGITVNALSRETKWRFTPSVKVGDTVQAGQVLGTVPEFAFTHKILVPPGKGGVIKSVAGEGEYTVEDVVATLEDGTELRLYHAWPVRQPRPVQRKLDPVVPFLTGMRILDVLFPLAMGGTAAIPGPFGSGKTVTQQSIAKYGNADIVVYVGCGERGNEMTDVLVEFPELEDPQTGNPLMHRTVLIANTSNMPVAAREASIYTGITLAEYFRDQGYAVSIMADSTSRWAEALREISSRLEEMPAEEGYPPYLASRLAAFYERGGRVVTLSGEQAAVSIIGAVSPAGGDFSEPVTQATLRITGCFWALDAALARRRHFPAINWNRSYSLFTPILEEWYRDNVAPDYSALRDRAVELLQRESDLQEVVQLVGPDALQDQERLVIEIGRILRQDFLQQNGFDPVDASCSMSKAYGMLQMMIKLYDEARAALEAGATVDDVLKSPVIEKINRSRYVPEDEFPAYQQGVMEELAKGFAVAA, encoded by the coding sequence ATGGCCATCGCAGGCAAGATCAGGAGCATCTCGGGTCCGGCCGTCATCGCCGAGGAGATGATGGGCGCCCGGATGTTCGACATCGTCCGCGTGGGCGAGGAGAGGCTCGTCGGCGAGATCATCCGCCTCGACGGCGACACCGCCTTCGTCCAGGTCTACGAGGACACCGGCGGCCTCACCGTCGGCGAGCCCGTCGTCTCCACGGGCCTGCCGCTCGCCGTCGAGCTGGGCCCGGGGATGCTCAACGGCATCTTCGACGGCATCCAGCGGCCCCTCGACAAGATCCGCGAGACCTCCGGCACCTACATCGAGCGCGGCATCACCGTCAACGCGCTCTCGCGCGAGACGAAGTGGCGCTTCACGCCGTCCGTGAAGGTCGGCGACACGGTGCAGGCCGGCCAGGTGCTGGGCACCGTGCCGGAGTTCGCGTTCACGCACAAGATCCTCGTGCCACCCGGCAAGGGCGGCGTGATCAAGAGCGTGGCCGGCGAGGGCGAGTACACGGTCGAGGACGTCGTCGCGACACTCGAGGACGGCACCGAGCTACGGCTCTACCACGCCTGGCCGGTGCGCCAGCCGCGTCCGGTCCAGCGGAAGCTCGACCCCGTGGTGCCGTTCCTCACCGGCATGCGCATCCTCGACGTGCTCTTCCCGCTGGCGATGGGCGGCACGGCGGCGATCCCGGGCCCCTTCGGCTCGGGCAAGACCGTCACGCAGCAGTCGATCGCCAAGTACGGCAACGCCGACATCGTCGTCTACGTCGGCTGCGGCGAGCGCGGCAACGAGATGACCGACGTGCTCGTCGAGTTCCCGGAGCTCGAGGACCCGCAGACCGGCAACCCGCTCATGCACCGCACGGTGCTGATCGCGAACACCTCGAACATGCCCGTGGCCGCGCGCGAGGCGTCGATCTACACGGGCATCACGCTGGCCGAGTACTTCCGCGACCAGGGCTACGCCGTGTCGATCATGGCCGACTCCACCAGCCGCTGGGCCGAGGCGCTGCGCGAGATCTCCTCGCGCCTCGAGGAGATGCCGGCGGAGGAGGGCTACCCGCCCTACCTCGCCTCGCGCCTCGCGGCGTTCTACGAGCGCGGCGGACGCGTGGTGACCCTCAGCGGCGAGCAGGCCGCGGTCTCGATCATCGGCGCCGTCAGCCCCGCCGGCGGCGACTTCTCGGAGCCCGTCACGCAGGCGACCCTGCGCATCACCGGCTGCTTCTGGGCGCTCGACGCGGCGCTGGCCAGGCGGCGCCACTTCCCGGCCATCAACTGGAACCGCTCCTACTCGCTGTTCACGCCGATCCTCGAGGAGTGGTACCGCGACAACGTCGCGCCCGACTACTCGGCGCTGCGCGACCGCGCCGTCGAGCTGCTGCAGCGCGAGTCCGACCTCCAGGAGGTCGTCCAGCTCGTCGGCCCTGACGCCCTGCAGGACCAGGAGCGCCTCGTCATCGAGATCGGCCGCATCCTCAGGCAGGACTTCCTGCAGCAGAACGGCTTCGACCCCGTCGACGCGAGCTGCTCGATGAGCAAGGCGTACGGCATGCTGCAGATGATGATCAAGCTCTACGACGAGGCCCGCGCCGCCCTCGAGGCCGGCGCGACCGTCGACGACGTGCTCAAGAGCCCCGTCATCGAGAAGATCAACAGGTCGCGCTACGTGCCCGAGGACGAGTTCCCCGCCTACCAGCAGGGCGTCATGGAGGAGCTCGCCAAGGGCTTCGCCGTGGCGGCGTGA
- a CDS encoding V-type ATP synthase subunit F translates to MVVLTDAETATGYRLAGVEVREATRDDAVQALEELIGSDDYALVAVDEGLVPDPVRATERAMRGRDLPVLLSVPSLGAAFGEKDDATQYMKDLVRSAIGFDIKLD, encoded by the coding sequence ATGGTCGTGCTTACCGACGCCGAGACCGCCACCGGCTACCGCCTGGCGGGCGTCGAGGTGCGCGAGGCCACGCGGGACGACGCCGTGCAGGCGCTCGAGGAGCTCATAGGCTCGGACGACTACGCGCTCGTCGCCGTCGACGAGGGCCTCGTCCCCGACCCGGTGCGCGCCACCGAGCGCGCGATGCGCGGCCGCGACCTGCCGGTCCTCCTCAGCGTCCCCTCGCTCGGCGCGGCCTTCGGCGAGAAGGACGACGCCACCCAGTACATGAAGGACCTGGTGCGCAGCGCCATCGGCTTCGACATCAAGCTTGACTGA
- a CDS encoding V-type ATPase subunit, with amino-acid sequence MPRDLGYINARVRGMKSKLLGPAFTQAALEDTDFRAFLSTLSQSPYMRELEEAQARHEGLAAVDGAVARNFYGTARSLLSFSDGKPRELIGLLLLRYDLANVKAIARGKHAGKDADEIRGSLFPAGELKPALLEEAAASADIAAAAQVLAFSRNELGRAFLAASRRYQNDKDLYALELALDKAYYRALLSRAEKVGAPADLKRHFQREIDATNLLTALKLRGRGADRDLFVPGGQEVPATLFDAIMLDGSEGALQALANTGFAAVAEAGDLSAAEAAVRAVLDRSARRLAADPLDIGVVVDFLRRKEAEAAKVRLLARGKYYGVPRAALEKELQGA; translated from the coding sequence ATGCCGCGCGACCTCGGCTACATCAACGCCCGCGTCCGCGGGATGAAGTCCAAGCTCCTCGGGCCGGCCTTCACCCAGGCGGCGCTCGAGGACACGGACTTCCGGGCCTTCCTCTCGACGCTCTCGCAGTCGCCCTACATGCGCGAGCTCGAGGAGGCGCAGGCCCGCCACGAGGGCCTGGCGGCCGTCGACGGCGCCGTGGCGCGGAACTTCTACGGTACGGCCCGCAGCCTGCTCTCGTTCTCCGACGGCAAGCCGCGCGAGCTCATCGGGCTCCTGCTGCTCCGCTACGACCTCGCCAACGTCAAGGCCATAGCGCGCGGCAAGCACGCCGGCAAGGACGCCGACGAGATCCGCGGCTCGCTCTTCCCGGCCGGCGAGCTCAAGCCGGCCCTGCTCGAGGAGGCCGCCGCGTCCGCGGACATCGCCGCCGCGGCCCAGGTGCTAGCTTTCAGCAGGAACGAGCTCGGGCGCGCCTTCCTCGCGGCGTCGCGGCGCTACCAGAACGACAAGGACCTCTACGCGCTCGAGCTCGCGCTAGACAAGGCCTACTACCGGGCGCTGCTGAGCCGGGCCGAGAAGGTCGGCGCCCCGGCCGACCTCAAGCGCCACTTCCAGCGCGAGATCGACGCCACCAACCTCCTCACCGCGCTCAAGCTCCGGGGACGCGGCGCCGACCGCGACCTGTTCGTGCCCGGCGGGCAGGAGGTCCCGGCCACGCTGTTCGACGCGATCATGCTCGACGGCAGCGAGGGCGCCCTGCAGGCGCTCGCCAACACCGGCTTCGCGGCGGTGGCCGAGGCGGGCGACCTCAGCGCGGCGGAGGCCGCGGTGCGGGCGGTCCTCGACCGCAGCGCGCGGCGTCTCGCCGCCGACCCGCTCGACATCGGGGTGGTCGTCGACTTCCTCAGGCGCAAGGAGGCGGAGGCCGCCAAGGTGCGCCTGCTGGCGCGGGGCAAGTACTACGGCGTGCCGCGCGCCGCCCTCGAGAAGGAGCTGCAAGGTGCCTAG
- a CDS encoding V-type ATP synthase subunit E, producing MADLSTLLAKEASTEIEAILSEANERAAKITEAARSEAESIVAERERRAKAQREAGLVRARSAAQLEASAIRLRAQHEGVRSVFEEVRRQLDALVTDQGRYPGVFEKLLDEALAAAREVGVASVEVAPADVELARSALASRGVSAEVRAADDVRGGVRVRTTRRSAVENTLYDRLDAMAGELAAEVSKALFGAKAE from the coding sequence ATGGCCGACCTCTCGACCCTGCTCGCCAAGGAGGCGAGCACCGAGATCGAGGCCATCCTGTCGGAAGCGAACGAGCGCGCCGCCAAGATCACCGAGGCGGCTCGCTCCGAAGCCGAGTCCATCGTCGCCGAGAGGGAGCGCCGCGCCAAGGCGCAGCGCGAGGCCGGCCTGGTGCGGGCCCGCTCGGCCGCGCAGCTCGAGGCCTCAGCGATCCGGCTGCGGGCGCAGCACGAGGGCGTGAGGAGCGTGTTCGAGGAGGTGCGGCGCCAGCTCGACGCGCTCGTCACCGACCAGGGACGCTACCCCGGCGTCTTCGAGAAGCTGCTCGACGAGGCGCTGGCCGCCGCGCGCGAGGTGGGGGTCGCGTCCGTCGAGGTCGCTCCCGCCGACGTCGAGCTGGCGAGGAGCGCGCTGGCGAGCCGCGGCGTGAGCGCCGAGGTCCGCGCCGCCGACGACGTCCGGGGCGGGGTGCGCGTGCGCACCACCCGCCGCAGCGCCGTCGAGAACACCCTCTACGACAGGTTGGACGCCATGGCCGGCGAGCTGGCCGCGGAGGTCTCCAAGGCCCTGTTCGGCGCCAAGGCGGAGTAG
- a CDS encoding V-type ATP synthase subunit K codes for MKQVARVLLGLAVFAFLGGIALAQEAGGPGVGAGLIGVGAGLAIGLAAIGVGIAQSAIGSAGAGTLAERPEAFGQILIYLVIPETLIIFGFVIAFFLNNQIGG; via the coding sequence TTCTACTCGGCCTCGCGGTGTTCGCGTTCCTCGGCGGTATCGCGCTCGCCCAGGAAGCCGGCGGCCCCGGCGTCGGCGCCGGCCTCATCGGCGTCGGTGCGGGCCTGGCGATCGGCCTGGCGGCCATCGGCGTGGGCATCGCGCAGTCGGCCATCGGCTCGGCCGGCGCCGGCACCCTGGCCGAGCGCCCCGAGGCCTTCGGTCAGATCCTGATCTACCTGGTCATCCCCGAGACGCTGATCATCTTCGGCTTCGTCATCGCGTTCTTCCTGAACAACCAGATCGGCGGCTAA